AGCAGGAATCCTCAACGGGACATGCAACTACATTCTCACGAACATGAAAGCCGGAAAAGATTTCCATTCCGCATTGAAGGAAGCGCAAGAGAAAGGATTTGCCGAACGAAACCCCGCCGCAGACGTTGAAGGCCACGACACAGCCCGGAAAATCGCGATACTTGCCTCGTTAGTGTCAGGCCGGAAATTTTCCTATGAGCAGGTATCATGCGAGGGCATTACGGGAATCACACAGCAGGATATAGCAGACGCTGAGTCAAACGGAATGGCCATAAAGCTGCTGGGAGTCTATGAGGCTGACGGGCCTTCTGTTGTTGTCGCTCCGTACCTTGTGCCGAAATCGAGTCCGTTATACGCGGTCAATGACGTGTTCAACGGCGTAATGATTTCGGGGAACATGGTCGACAATGTTATGTTCTACGGCAGGGGCGCGGGAAAATTGCCGACAGCAAGCGCGGTAGTGTCTGACGTTATAGAGTGCGCGAAAAACATCGGCCATAACATTCCGACGGGGTTCGCTGACATTCAGCCAGTTGACTCGGTTAATGCTCCGTCAAAACCTGAAGGGCAGAAATTCCGCGTACTTGGTGAATAATTTATCCTCTGACCCCCCTATAATCCCCCCTAAGTTAGGGGGACTAGACTCGCTTGGGTTCTTGCCTCCCCTGCGCAAGGGGAGGTGGCCGAAGGCCGGAGGGGTCGACAACCCTGCGCAAGGGGAGGTGTCAGCTTGCTGACGGTGGGGTCGCCGGAGGGGTTATAGGGGTAACAGCATAAGGCAAAAGGGAGCATGTTTTAATGAAGAAGGTTGTGAAATTCGGCGGGAGTTCTCTTGCTGACGCTGGGCAATTCAGGAAAGTTGCTGACATAATCCGGGCTGATGACTCGCGGGTGTATGTTGTTCCTTCTGCGCCGGGAAAGCGGAATCCGTCCGACACAAAGATTACTGATCTGCTATATGAATGCTACGAGCTTGCGTCAAAGGGTC
This region of Synergistaceae bacterium genomic DNA includes:
- a CDS encoding homoserine dehydrogenase: MINVAILGLGTVGGGVAEVIEKNQNEIRRALGDNIHVKYILDIRDIPGVVNDINIIVNDPDIKVVCETMGGKEPAYTYTHLALERGISVCTSNKELVDAHGVELSAIARDHHCSYLFEASVGGGIPLLRTIREAFGHERVSRIAGILNGTCNYILTNMKAGKDFHSALKEAQEKGFAERNPAADVEGHDTARKIAILASLVSGRKFSYEQVSCEGITGITQQDIADAESNGMAIKLLGVYEADGPSVVVAPYLVPKSSPLYAVNDVFNGVMISGNMVDNVMFYGRGAGKLPTASAVVSDVIECAKNIGHNIPTGFADIQPVDSVNAPSKPEGQKFRVLGE